From the Theileria equi strain WA chromosome 4 map unlocalized gcontig_1105316255041, whole genome shotgun sequence genome, one window contains:
- a CDS encoding mitosis protein dim1, putative (encoded by transcript BEWA_045920A): protein MSFMLTHLHSGWAVDQAIVTEEERLVCIRFGHDHNPECMKMDELLYKIADDVKNFCVIYVVDITEVPDFNGMYELYDPVSVMFFYRNKHMMVDLGTGNNNKINWAMNNKQELIDIIETIYRGARKGNTRNTVTERDTRWTEICTG, encoded by the exons ATGTCGTTTATGTTGACTCATTTGCATTCTGGTTGGGCTGTG GACCAGGCTATTGTAACCGAGGAAGAACGACTAGTA TGCATAAGATTCGGACATGATCATAACCCAGAGTGTATGAAGATGGATGAATTGCTCTATAAAATTGCTGATGATGTGAAGAATTTCTGCGTTATTTATGTG GTTGACATAACAGAGGTCCCAGATTTTAATGGGATGTATGAGCTCTACGATCCAGTTTCGGTAATGTTCTTTTATAG AAATAAGCATATGATGGTTGATCTCGGAACTGGAAACAATAACAAGATTAACTGGGCCATGAATAACAAGCAAGAACTCATTGATATCATCGAGACAATCTACAGAGGCGCCAGAAAAGGTAATACCCGAAATACAGTTACTGAAAGGGATACGAGGTGGACTGAAATATGCACTGGCTAA